One Anastrepha obliqua isolate idAnaObli1 chromosome 6, idAnaObli1_1.0, whole genome shotgun sequence DNA window includes the following coding sequences:
- the LOC129250038 gene encoding uncharacterized protein LOC129250038, producing MLVTTDAAEYMISAMKSLQVFLPKMLHVPCFAHALHRLVEFIRSEFHEVNLLISKLKATFVKSAARRQLVKQANPNITLPPEPIVTRWGTWLQACDYYADKFDALKSVVG from the exons ATGCTCGTTACTACCGATGCTGCTGAATATATGATTTCCGCAATGAAGTCTCTTCAAGTTTTCTTGCCAAAAATGCTACACGTTCCATGTTTTGCCCATGCATTGCATCGATTGGTAGAATTTATTCGTTCAGAGTTCCATGAAGTAAATTTGTTGATATCAAAATTAAAGGCTACCTTCGTCAAA TCCGCAGCTCGACGACAGCTGGTTAAGCAAGCAAATCCGAACATAACACTGCCACCCGAACCAATTGTCACTAGATGGGGAACTTGGCTGCAAGCATGTGATTACTATGCTGACAAATTTGACGCTTTAAAATCGGTTGTTGGTTAA